TGGTGTTGTGCTTGACTCAGGAGAGGTTCAATCAAGGCGAGTGGTAGAACATGAGATGCTAATTCACACATTCCCTGACGTGCTTGTTCTACCTCAGCAATCTTTTCTTTATGCTGTAGTTCTAACTGATTTCGTTCTGCCGCTATTTTACCACCTTCAGAAACAAATTTATCGAACGCTTCTTGCTTGTCTTTTTCTGATTTTTGTGATTCTATATTTAATTCTTCTAACTGATGATTATTTTTTTCGTATTCTGCTTGTTGTTGACTGAGTCTTTCTTCAATTTCTTCTAGGTTTGCCAAATCTTTAGTATTAGCTATTTCCTTGCGTTTGCGGTTAGCTAAAATTTCTATATCCACTGCTAAACGTTCTGCCAATTCTAGCCCTAAAAGTCCGCGAATTGCATCAACTACAATTGGTGGTGGTATTTCCTGTTCTGCAAGTTCCTTAACCTGTTCTCCATCAAACAGAAATAAGTTAGAAATTCCCAAAGGTAGCAAATTTTCGATGTAATCGTCCCAAGTATTCACTAATTCTTCTCTTAACCAGTCATTTTGTCTAGTAATGTCTAATTCCAAAATTCCTAAATGGTCTTTACCATCTTTCGGATTTTTTTCCCAAGTTCTCACAATACGATATTTGACTAGCTTGTCATTTTCAATGTGTTCAAAAAGCAATTCAATCCGGGTTTTTTCATTTGTCGGCGCGTGGCTGTTAACACATTGGGTGAGAAAATCGCCGTAGCTAAGATTTCCACGGGTCGAACATTGGGCGCGAGATCCATAAAGCGCGAGGCGAATGGCGTCCATCAGCGTAGTTTTTCCCCCACCATTCATTCCCCCCAAAAGGATGATTGGGTGAGAATTGTCTTGATCAATTTTTGGATCAAGATTGATTATTTGTTTCCCAAAGTAGGGACCAAAGTTTTGTAGAACGAGTTCAAGAAATATCATTTTCTGGATATATTGTCTTGATAATTAATAGACTGGGCGAATAAAATTCGCGGCTACACAGGCAAAGTCCCTTCGGATTCGCAGTCGCCTACGGAGGGAGACCCTCCTGCAGCGCTGTCTCACCGCCTACGCGGACTAAATGTAGAATTTATCAGTTAGTTGGGTTCCTAGGTAGAAATGATTGATTTTTGGCTATGATGTGTAGCCTGGTTCCTGATGTAATTAGCTACGTTATCTATGGCATCATGACTAACTGTAAATGCCCCATAGCTACCTTGCCATTTGAAAAATTCACCTGGCTTTACTTCGTGAGTCATAAAATGAGAGGAACTTCCTTTAATTTGTTTGATTAGCTCAGATACGCTTAGGGTAGGTGGAAAACCTGTGAGGAGATGAACATGGTCTTCAACGCCATTAATGGCAATTACTGTACATTTTAAGTGTTCACACTCTTTAATAATTGCTGCATAAAGTAGCTTCTGAATCTCAGGTGTAATTAAGGGCAATCTATCCCAAGTGGCCCAAACATAATGTAAATACAACTGCGTAAAATGTGACCTCATATTTCTTAAACCCGCGTAGGCGGGTTTCGTTTGTGTAGCCGCGAATTTTATTCGCCTGGTTTCTATTCTGGTTTCTATTCGCTTTTTTTAAATTTAATGTTTGCCCAACCTGGCGGTTTAGCTGGTTCTACATTTTCACCAACAGCAACATCCCCCAAAGTTAATTGTTTAACTGTTGCAACATCGCCTTTATCAACAGCCTCTTTCAAATCCCTTTTCAAATGGGCATTTTTAATCGCTTCATCTTGGGAACGGGAACTTGTTTTAAAACAGTTTTCTAGTGCATCGTATATTCCCACGCGACGCGCCATCTTGCGAAACTGGCGTTCTGTGTCCAACAGTTTCGCCATCAGTTCCAAGTGCATCGCATCACCTTCACAGATTTCTTCTAGCACCGCCCATTCATCACTACCTAGCAGACTATAGCCAGCGCCAGGGCGGGGGTCGATGAAAGGTTCGCCTGTAACTTCCATATAAATGCGGGGTAAACTATCATCAAATTCGTGTTTTTCTTCTAGCCAAATGCGACGAATTTCGCTCAATTCTTCTAGGGAAATTAGGGTTATGTCGCGCATATTTTCTGGCGCTGTGCGCCGGATTTGTGTTTGCGCTTTTAAGACTCGTGTTAACCAATACTCCCGCCAATATTTTGTATAAGGACCAGGAATTGGTTCAACAGAAATTTCACCATCCACATTGCGTTCAAAAAGTTGGACATCGCCCCAAATACGACGGAAGTCTCTCTTATCGCGGTCATTTTCAATATCTAATTCCAGGCGAACATCTACCAGAGGTTGCAACCATTCTTTCTCTTCATCATTTTGAATCATTGCCTGCATGGATTTATCGCTATTAACCAATGTGCAGACCCAGCATCCAAAACGAGAACTGCCACAACTAGGAGTAGAAGTATCAACAACTAGCGGACAGTCATTATCTGCTGTTGCACCTCGATACATGGCGAATAAATCTTTATTGCTGTATCCCCAAGGGTTCTGCCATTGCATCAGATAGAGCCAAACTTCGTCAGTTCGCCAATCTTCTATAGGTGTGTAAAGGAGAGAGTTCACTAGATCGGGATGAGGACTGAGGCGATCACGCACCCTACCTACTTCGCGCTTCTTCATAATAAGAGCGCGATTGGTGCTTTCAGTTTTGCGAGTTCCCAAGATAACAATTGTTTCACCACTGGCTCGCACAACATCACGAATGAAACGGCTAGATGGTTCAATCTTCAAGCGTCCAGTACACCAGCGAAATTTATGGCGGGGTGCTGGATAACCTTTGCCAATTAAGCCCACCCAGTAGGTCTGTTTAATTTCTGGTTGCAGTAAATGAGGTTCAATTGGCATTCGTTGCTCTTGAGCAGCTACTTTCATCTGCTCTAAGGAATTGCGTACCCAAGCAGAAACATAGGGATTTTCTACCCCTGTATCTGTTGTAATGACATGGATTGGCTTAATCCGTTTTTCGGGTGGGAGTGCTGCGATCGCATTCCAAATTAACTGCAAAGTAGCTGTTGAATCTTTACCACCAGAGTATCCAACGACCCAAGGAATGGCATCCAGACAGTATAATTCTTGTACTTCAGTGGTGAGCGATTGGATATAATCGACTAACTCTGCCACAGTACGGGCTTGCTGACTTTGATTTTCTGAGTGTTGTGCTGTAGCCATTTCTCCTTCCCTGTCTAAACACGGACGTTAGTCACCCTTCTTAATACGTAGTGCATACGCCGTTCGCGTAGCGTTCCGCAGGAAAGGCGGGCACTCCGTGCCAACGCAACCCTAGTATTGTAGAACGTAAAGTTTTTAAAAACTTGTTCATATTAACCGAATTTTATAGAGAATTAATTTGTACCAAACCCCCAGTTTTTAAAAATTACCATGAAGGACAGTGCATCTGACCCAACCACTGACATCGCTAGCGAGTACTTGCAACGGGAAATCAAAGACCAACAGCTACTCGCTTTACTTCTAGAGAAGTTTCTTGGGAGGAAAGATCGCATTCTCGTTCAGAAAACCGAGATGGGTGGTACCGAGGCTTATGTTGGTTCTGTCACCCTAGAATGGTTTGCGGGTCGCGTTCACTTCGCGTCTGGCTTACCACTGCTGCAAAAAAAGTACAATCCAGAGACTGATAACATCGAAATTGACGCGGATAGCATTGATGAAATTCAACAGCGTCCCCTTGATTGGTCACGTCAAGCACCCCTAGTGCAGTATTTAGCAGCCCGGAAAAATCATAAGTTTCCGCCAGTTCTCGTGGTAATTAACCAACCGTGGGTGGATAATCCCAAAGCTGCTGAGTGGGATAGTCAGGGACGCGCCACAAAATCTACCACCGAATTCACTCCACTGGATAAAGATGATAAAGTCGGTCTGCTAAATCTTTCTGAGGAAAATGTGACCATTTATGCTTTGGATGGTCAACACCGATTAATGGGGGTGCAGGGTTTGATGGAGTTAATCAAAACTGGCAAACTCCAGCGATACAGAAAGGATAAAACTGCTTACGAAACTTTCATTACGCTGGCTGACTTGGTAGAACAATATCGTGTCGAACCAAGTTACCTGCAAAGCTTGCCCAAGGAAAAAATTGGTATTGAGTTCATTTGTGCGGTTGCGGCTGGCGAAACCCGCGAAGAAGCAAGGCGACGGGTGAGATCCATCTTTGTTCATGTTAACCTGATGGCTGCGCCCTTGAGTAAAGGTCAGTTAGCACAGCTGAATGAGGATGATGGTTTTTCGATTGTTGCTAGAAAAATCGCTGTCAACCATCCGCTTTTGGAACAACAGGAAACGCGAAAGCCTCGCGTTAATTGGAATAGTGCGACAGTTGCGGCGAACTCAACGGTTTTGACGACGCTGCAAGCTGTCAAAGAAATGTCTGAACGATACTTGGGGCAAAAGTACTCTCACTGGAAACCTTTGGATAAAGGTTTAATTCCCATGCGTCCAGAGGATGAGGAACTTGAGGAGGGGATACAGGAGTTTCACAAGTTATTCGATTGTTTAGCAAGCCTTCCAAGTTATAAGCTTCTTGAAGATGAGGGTACGCCTGCATTGCGACGGTTCAGCTTTGAAAAGGATGGGGGCGAAGGAAATATGCTTTTTCGTCCTGTTGGTCAAGTGGCTTTAGCGCAAGCTTTAGGTATTCTGGTTTTTAAGAAAGGGCTTTCGCTAGCAGACATTTTTAAGAAGCTGCAAAAGTTCGACCGTTCCGGTGGCTTTAGCGGTATGGAGTACCCGCAATCTCTCTGGTACGGTATTTTGTATGACCCAAACAAAAAGCGGGTGCAGGTTGCTGGACGGGATTTGGCGGCGAAGTTATTTATTTACATCTTGGGTGGGATTCAGGATCAGATGGAACGTGCAGAACTTCGCAAGGATTTGGCTAAAGCTAGAACTGTTGAAAATAAAACAATAGGTTTTGATGGCAAATTTGTTGAACCTAAAGCAGTAGGACTTCCATATATTCTGAACTAGCAAAACTATAGCTCAGGTTAATACAGTTTAACAAATCCGAATTAGTGAATAATATCAAATGTTGCCTTATTCCTGAAATAAATTTTGATGATGCCACTGAAGTGCTTCACTGTCTGGAAAGTATTTCTCTGAATTTGGCAGTATGAGCTTTTCACCATGAAAATCCTTCATAGGTGTAGCGTGTGGAGATTCCTCTTGTAAATCCCTGCTAATTATAATTTTGTATTGTTTATCTACAGTGAACCAACCACTATCAAATGCCCAGTGATGATTTTTGCATAGCGATATTCCGTTATTAATTCTACTGTCATAAAATTGTGAAAATGGTTTTATGTGTGCGCCGTCCACTATATTTTGACGGAAAGACTTATTTACTTTTAGACCACAAAATGCACATTTGTAATCATAAATATGTATAATAGCTTTTCTGAAAAAAGCATTTCTAATAACTGTTTTATTAAATCTCCATCTTGGATTTGTCTCTAAATTTAATGATTCTATTTCTAAGGACGAATCTTGAAAATTTTGATTTATTTGTAAAATTTCTTCAATTTCACGTTCATTGTCAGAAAAGAAAGCTGCCACAAGTGCATCAATTAATTCTTTTCTGGTAAGTTCATCTTGTAATAAACTAAATAGTTCGCTATCCAAATATGCGTATTCAACAGCTTCTTTTAGCTTGTTAGTTGTTTTAGGCTGTAAACCATTAAATTCAGGTTTAAACTGCAAGTGCCAAAAACCCTCACTTTGCAGATGGAAGAATGGATAGTGCAAACCACCTTTGTAAGACTTGGAGCCTATTAAATTCCAGTACCTTTCAAATGTTTCAATAAGTGCGTTTGAAACCATAATTTCATTATTAGTAATTATATTTCGTGCAATCAAATCAATTACAGATAAGAGCAAAAGCGGTTTGTAATGAGCGTTACCACGTTTCTGGCTGCTGCTCACATTTAGAGCAGAAAACCTTTGGCAGTAGTAGAATATATTTTTCATTTTGAATATATATATAGGCTATTTTTAAAATATTTACATTTGAGAAAAAACTATTTTTATTCACATATGATTTAAGTTAAAAATCGGCTTAAATCAAATTCATTATTTGACTTTTCTTGTTTATCTATTTCAGAAATGAGAACTAATAGAAGTCGCTCTGAATAGTCAACGGCTCCCCGCAATTCATTTTGCAATATTTCAAGACCTCCATTAGCATACTCTTCAAATATTTGAGTACGTTTATCCTCATATTCTTCTTCTCTGGAGGAGAGTATTTTGATATCATGTGTCTCATTAATTGCTAATAATTTTATTATCCAGTCATGTCCCATTGACGCAAAATTCTCTTGGGGAATTGGAGAAGGTTCTCTTTTCACGGTTTCTCCTAAAGGAACACGCTTTTTATATTTCACGCCCAATGCTGCCGCAAATACCATTGCATCAACATAAGTTTGAAAAGGTCCAGTTGTCTCTTTTGATGCTACTAAAGCTTTCACCAACTCAGCCTTATCTTTAGCAATTTTGATTCTGTTTGCAGCCATCTTACTTAAATCTACTTTGTGACAATCTTAACTCGGAGATAGAGCGATCGCACTCCAGAACGCACTATTTGATACTAAGCGACAAGCGATCGCCCTCTCTTCCCTCTGCGTCCTTGGCGTCTTGGCGGTTCATTTCTCCTACCTCGCAAACTGAACATCTTCGTAAACAAGGGATATGGGAAAGTGAAAATCAACACTGGTTAAGTGAACTTCATCCCCATCCTCGTAGGGATGTAACTCCCAGAAACCTGTATTATTCAGCCGAAAGCACTCCACACTGATTTTTTCAGCATCGATGAGAACGTATTCTTTCAAAGTTTGGATGCGACGGTACTGGTAAAATTTACCGCCTCTATCGTAGGCTTCTGTACCAGGCGAAAGGACTTCGACAATTAGACAAGGATACTGAATGAATTTAATAGCTTGTCTATCTCGTTGATCACAACTCACCACAACATCTGGGTAATGAAATGGTCCCTTTTCAGATACGCCTACTTTCGCGTCCGCCATATTGACACGACAGCCACTACCCCGGAGGTAGCTTTTTAATGCTGTAGCCAGATTTAGGGCTATATCATTATGGGGAATAGTACCCCCAGTCATGGCAAAGACTTCGCCGTTGACGTACTCATATTTGGTGTCTTGGCGTTCTTCCCATTCCAGGTACTCCTGGGGTGTCATGTATTTTCTGTCTGGACTCGCAACCATAACCCTACCCCTCGCGGTTCACCTCAACAATCTCCGTATACTCAAACTCATTTGGACTTTGCCTAACCAAAGGATACCGTTCCCCACCCAACTGAATATAATCCTGTTCACAATCAGGCTTAGAAGAATAGTAAGTCAGCACATATTCCCTACCAATTCTTTGTGCCATCTCTTCTTCTACTTCACCCCGCCACTGCGTTTTACTCACCAACACAATCAACTGATTTGCCAATTTAGGAATAGTCTTTGCAATTTGTCGCCGAGAAATTTCATCTAAACTGCCAAAGGGTGAATCCATGACAATCGGGAAAGTACTACTATCAGGAACCAGCAACATTTTTTTCTTTTCACTCCATTCCCGTACCATATCGATAATGCTGGCAATAAAAGATAAACTGAGAATTTGATTCTCTCCTGTAGAAGCTGCAACTGGCATTTCTAAACCAGCAGTATTTTCTACCAACGTCAGTTCATATTTATCGCTGATTTTGGGAATATATGGTGTAAATGAAATTTCGCTGAATATTTCTTGTACCCGCTTTTCTAGTTGCCAACGAAACTGCTTTTCTTGACGGTTTCTGACTTCCGTGAAACGTTCAATTGCATCTTGAGTAGCGGCTATGCGTCGCTGCGCCAGTGCTTGCCTTTCCTCATTCAGTTTTTGCTTGGCGATTTGTTTTCTCAAAACTTCCAACTCAGTTTTAAGGTTAGCAATTTGCTGCTGATTGGCACCCTGTTCTAATATTAAATCTCTTATTTTCTCTTCAATCTCATCTAACCGCTTTTGTAAACTGCTAATTTCTTCATTGGCATCTTTCCGTAACCGTTCTTGAATATTATCTAAATCACCTTCAATTTGCGAGATAGTTTGCCTTAACTGATTAATCCTTGCTTGTTCTCTGTCAACTTCTTCCCAAAAGCTGACTGCTTGCTTGTCAATTTCATCGACTTGAGCGCTCATGCGGATAGCTGTTTCTTCCACCACAGAAGAACCCGCTTTATCCAATAATTGTCTTACATTCTCATGCGAGTGACTTCCTTCGCATAAGTCTGCACCACAAATACAACGTTGAGAGTCAAGTAATTCATTCACAAATTCCCGCGAAATTCCAGAGGTTAACTCGCCTCGCTGCTTCAACTCATTCACGATTTCCCGAAATTGGGCTGTCGTTTCTGTTAGCAACACAGTGTAACCGCGTGCAGAAATCGCTTTTTTTATGGCTTCCTTACTTTCTCTCAGGTTTTCCTGATTTGATGCTTTTTGTTTTTCTAACTCTTGCCGTCTTTCTTGCAATTCCTTGGCAGCACTGAGTTCTCTTAAAAGGTTGCTTGTCTCTTTTTTAAAAGTTTCTTGATATTCCGACTCTTGTTTAATTTCTGTTTGTCGCTTGCTGATTCGCTCAATTTCCTGTTCTAGATTGTCCTGCTGTTTCAAAAGCTGTTTAATTTCTGAATCACCAATTGCCTTTAACTCATTTTCCAAACTTTTTTTAGCTTCCTTGAGGTGAGTGATGGAACGGTTAATGACTTCCACACCTAAGAAAATCTTCGTGGCTTCAGCAATTTCCGCTTTCTTATCAGAACGGACTATCTCTTCAATGCGCTCGCCGTCAAAGAAGAAATATTGATGTAAACTAACAGGTAAAATTTGCGCTATCACGTCCTCTGGTTGCTGAGGTGGAAAATACCAGCGTCCATCATCTCCAGCTACCTGCATACGCAATTCTGTTTTGGTAACGTTGACGTCGGTTTCATTTTTATAAACCCGACACACGCGTTTCACGTTGTAGCGTTTGCCTTCATGTTCCCACTCCAACTCTACCCAACATTCTACAGCTTGCCCTGGTTTTGCTTCGGCGATCGCCCGCTTATTCACCAACTGTTCAACTGATGCAAAAGCTGCACTAAATTTCTCATACAGCACCCAAGTAAACGCATTCAAGAGACTGGTTTTTCCCGAACCATTATTGCCGTGAATTATCGTTGTGTTGCGAGTTTCTCCTCCCGCAAGAATTATTTCCGGCGTCTTGCCATAAAAAGAGCGAAAGTTGCAAAGCTTAATTGAAGTCAGCTTCATCGCACCGCTTCCTTCACAATCGCCAGAATATCATCATTAATATGGCTGTTAATTTTCTTATCTAGTCGGCTTTTTTCTAATTGCCATACGCGATCAATAATTTGCCGCACTTCTGGCGGAGCACTGGTAATTGGCTCTTGAACATAATCAATATTGGTTTCCTTTGTCATCTTGCTTTTTAAATATTTTTTTTGATTTTCATATTATATGGTTTCACAATCATCAGTACACACACTGGTGATAAGATTTCATCAAAATTTGAAAATATCATAAAACTTTGATGAACTGATGGTAATATTATTTCGTATGAAATCCGATTGAATAGTGTCCTTGTGAGCCTTCGGGTAGCGTGCCGCAGGCATAGCAAAACAATCGCAGGTATGTGGCATTGCTTCACTTCACTTCGTTTCGTTTGCAACAACATACAATAGATTTCTTGCAAAAATCGAGTTTTAAGGTATTTAGAACCACAGATGCACACCGATAAACACAGATAAGTCATCTGTGTGCATCTGTGTGTATCTGTGGTTCCATTTTCATCAAATTAACTAAAGTTTTTCTTGGTGTCTTTGCCTAATACTCACAAATCAAATATCCAGTAATCCGTATCGCTTCTGTAAGTTCAATAACTTCATCCTAGCTTCACCAGCATTATCAGCTAAATCAGCAAACTCAACAAATCTCAGTAATTCCTTTCGCAGTAAATTGCGCTCAACTTCTAAAGTTTTCCTGTCTAAATCGGGTGGCAAAACAATCATGTCAAATATCGTTGCACGTTCCTTTGTTGGGTGAGGACGCAAAACTCTTCCACGCCGTTGAATGAACTGGCGGGGATTAGCAGAACTTGCCAAAATTACAGCCGTCTGAATTGCTGGAATATCTACCCCTTCATCTAAACAGCGAATTGCTACTAAACCTTGCAATTCTCCGCTTTCAAATTGACGACGCAAAACTTCTCTTTCTTCTAAAGATGTTTGGGCAGTGTAGGTGCTTACCTTGTAACCTAGTTCTACTCCCAAAATTTTGGCGACGGCTTTTAGTTGGTGCAAGCTAGAAGGCTGTTCCACGTCTTGTGAACCGTCACTACAATAGAAAAGTGTATGAGTTGTTTCTCGACGAGTTGACATTAACTCACGTAAAGCATTTAACTTATTTTCTGCGGCACCGATTAACCTCGCCCTCTGCATTAATAACGCCTTTAAATCTTCGTTATCTTCGATGTTTCCCAATTCAACATTTTCTCGTTCCCGATACAGCAGCGCCCGTCCAATTTTTTGCGTTAATTTAGCATAAGCACGACTTTCTATTTCTGTTAATTCTACTAAGATGGGATAATAAAGATAATGTACTAAAGCACCTTGATTAATAGCATCTCTTAAAGTAAATTCTGGTTGGAGAACAGGACCAAAATAATCAAATAAAGATTGGGTTCCGCCTTCATCAAAATACCTTTCTGGCGTAGCAGATAAAGCGAGTCGCAACCCAACACGACGTGGTAAACTTTCTTCTAACTTGGGTGCGCCTAAGTTATGTGCCTCGTCTCCAATAATTAAAGTTTTTTCCGGAAAATACTTAAGTTGAGATTGGAAGCCATCTCCAATTAAGGTAGAGTTGCTAGTAATAACCGTGAGAAAACGTTGAGAACCAGAACGTACATTATAAAGTTGTGTGGAAAGTTGGCTCTGCCAATTGCGTACGTTTTCAAAAGCTAAGATAGGCTGCAAATTAAATTTTTCACATTCTCGCGCCCATTGAGTGACGAGATGTCGGTAAGGACAAACTACCAGTAAGACTTGCAAGTTTATTTGCTTGTATAATTCGCTGGTAATAGCCAGCGCGGTAATTGTCTTCCCACTACCAGTTGCCATTTTCAGGGTACCTCTGCCGTTGTTGCCAAACCAGTTATTAACGGCTTGTCGCTGATATCCCCGCAATTGCAGAGATGGTGGCATTCTAGGGCATCCTGGTAATGGTTGTGTCTGATAAGCGCCCCTACTTTCGCCTACAAAAGGTAATCTTAGTTTGAATGTGGGTGGTTGCTTAACTTGGTTTCGTAGCAAATACATACAAAGGCAATAACGTCCGAGGAGTGGTGAGTGGGGAGTGGGAATTGTTAGTAGTTAGTTGTTAGTAGTTAGTTGTTGGTTGTAGAGACGCGCCATGGCGCGTCTCTACATTTGTGAGTTGTTGTTTCACTATCCACTACCTCTTCCCTACTCCCCATTCCCCATTCCCTATTTATCAGTTGTAATTACGCCAAATAGCGACAAGGGAACCTTGCACCTGCACCTGCAAAGCTTCCACTTCTATGGGATTATATTTAGGGTTTGCAGGTTTGAGGGTGACGCGATCGCCTAATCGATAAAACCGCTTCAATGTATTACCAATACCATCCACTCTAGCGGCGACGATAGTACCATTTCTTATCTGATCTGGTTCTGGTACTGGGCGCAGAAATACTAAATCTCCGTCCACAATAGAATCTTCAATCATGCTATCACCAGTCACCCGCAAAGCATATGTTTGGGGAGGTAACGACAGATTTGCTAAGTCTATATTTTCTACAGCTTCCGTGAAGGGTTCTATTAATCCACCAGCGGCGATCGTACCTAAAACTGGTACACCTTGCTTTAAAGGTCGCAGAACTCTAATTGTCCGTGCCTTGCCTTCACTCCATTCAATATACCCTTTAGTACGTAAATGTTCCAAACGACTTTGAATTGGTGCAGGCGATTTTAAATTCATAGCCTGCATCATTTGTCGAATAGAAGGCGAATGCTGGTGTACTCGTATGTATTCTGCCAACCATTCGTAAAGTTCTCTTTGAGCTTCTGTTAAACGTTCCATAAATTTGTAGGGAAGTAAATACAAATGTTCATAGAACATTAGTACTACAAAAAACCTCCCAATGCACTATATATTTTGAGTATTTTCGATTTTTAATTTAATAAATTTAGAAAAAAGGAGTGAGGAGTGACGAGTAAATACTTAGCGACTTATAATTGACAACTCATAACTTAAACTTCCTCTGCCCCTAAAAT
The sequence above is a segment of the Mastigocladopsis repens PCC 10914 genome. Coding sequences within it:
- the lexA gene encoding transcriptional repressor LexA, which translates into the protein MERLTEAQRELYEWLAEYIRVHQHSPSIRQMMQAMNLKSPAPIQSRLEHLRTKGYIEWSEGKARTIRVLRPLKQGVPVLGTIAAGGLIEPFTEAVENIDLANLSLPPQTYALRVTGDSMIEDSIVDGDLVFLRPVPEPDQIRNGTIVAARVDGIGNTLKRFYRLGDRVTLKPANPKYNPIEVEALQVQVQGSLVAIWRNYN